gaaagaaacaaagGCGATAACTGTTCTGATAGTGATCTCTATAAAGATTgggaagaaacagaaaaattagtaatgttacatatatttaataataatattgatgatattcaagaaatattaaacaaAGAATGTGATTCTAATAGAATctcttgtaaaaaatttgtcaaaAAATGTGTAGATTTATATACAAGTATGCAGCACTATTTAATTCAATCTTGCAAAAATAGCAATTCCATTATAGAAAAAACCTGTCTTGCAGTAAAAAcgtttaaagaaaaatatgaggaATTATATTCCAACCAAAAGATAGAAAATGAATTTCCAGCTTTATCTTCTTATACTCCTATAATTATTACAGATGATTgcccaaaagaaaaaagtaagtCAGATGAAGCGTCTCTAGTACAAAACAATCAATCAGATCAAGCTTCTACAGTACACAGCAATAAATCAGATGGTTCTATAATTCAAAGCGTACCCCGTGCTCTTGGTTTAATGGCTGGAATACCTCCACTTTtagtattaatatataaagtaaatataattcttattcaaaaattttaaaatattttaacagaaatatatatagcaTGTCTCtctataaaattaatataataatgctTTTATACATTGAAATGTATTTACTctttattttactatattagtttacccccgCTAGAAGATGGATAAATTGGGGTTTAGATGGAAttagaagaagaataaacaACAATTTGCATGGCgatgaaggaaatgaaatattatttgatgGAAATGTATATAGTTCATTTAATTCTTATAATATAGGATACGATGCAGCATAACACCTTTATAAACAGGACCACCGTAATACAACATAAAACAATCGTTActgcaaaattattatgtatacactcacatataaattttgttgtaattctataaaaatatcaataagaaaaatatatatgataattaAATAACCTTAAAGAAAGAGAACCTAAAATTCTTTAGAATACAAACGAGTAAACCAACTATATGtatcaaaaataacaaaacattataatacgtataaaggaagaaaaagataaagaaataaattgtattcgtttataa
The sequence above is drawn from the Plasmodium cynomolgi strain B DNA, scaffold: 0302, whole genome shotgun sequence genome and encodes:
- a CDS encoding hypothetical protein (putative), producing the protein MEDLKLMKNDSFLKYIWNKYDLENEVNKSDKNKFLLSCAHYIPYDIVRFSNEKIDICITFLRNLKELYNSNTSSDFFKHCYNIYYWLYYEIKDDINSDKYINSIFEASTEIAKERNKGDNCSDSDLYKDWEETEKLVMLHIFNNNIDDIQEILNKECDSNRISCKKFVKKCVDLYTSMQHYLIQSCKNSNSIIEKTCLAVKTFKEKYEELYSNQKIENEFPALSSYTPIIITDDCPKEKSKSDEASLVQNNQSDQASTVHSNKSDGSIIQSVPRALGLMAGIPPLLVLIYKVNIILIQKF